AATTTAGGTAGCAGGACTGAACGTTGAGACTGTCATTCTCAGTCATAATTACAATATGATAATAAAATGCAGGAAAAAAAGTGAGAGAATTAACTTTAGCATTCCCAGGGCCTTCAGGAGACTCGAATTATGCTACTTCCTCTCGCTCATGTGACTTATGTCCCACATTTTCACAAGGGGGTAAAGTGTTGTGTTAGAAAGTGGAGACGGGTTAATATCCAATTTTTTCAATGTTCTAGGTAGTTTTTACCAAGGTTTTACATTATGCATCTTCAAATTGCAATTAGGACCAAGTGCAGGACACCTTGCTTgataatataatgtaataaacAGACACTTTTCATGCATATTTATGCATGTAACGTCTTGGGGACGGAAAAGGCACCGGTTCGGCAGAATGGCTCATATTTACCTGTCTATTGTATTGAAATACGCacatcaaaatgtaaacaatccAAATGATAAATATGCTTGTCTATTTTACAGACAGCAaaaaagctgctgagtgcacaTTTCTACTGTTATGAATCAAGGCCTAAACACCGACATGACATGATATTCCATTCAGAGAAGAATTGCAGCTAACTAACTAGTCAGATTTGGAGTTTAAACGCATAGCAGGGGAAATCCctcgtgtgtgtatatataaatttaTATGCACATATGCGTTTCATCGCTATTTTCAATAATCCTCAACTTTAAATAGAAATCCAACGTCAACAATTGTATTGTGATATATTACCTGGTAACACTGACTCAAGGAGGCCGCCATCTTGGTTGCATTGCCTGTAACCTTTTCCGCTGTTGACCTTCTGACGTAAATGTGGAGGAGGAGACTGAAATATATAGATGCTTGCCGAAATTTCCTATCGAAACCTTGTGTGGCGGAGGACGATTAAGTCACCTCGATTTCTGGCTATTGCAAACAACCGGCTTATGGTATTAAGATTACACATATTGGACACGCACCCGTAAGTTTTGATACTCTCAGTGACCTAATTTAATCAATGTCATACGAGATGacagcgaaaacctgcagacactcggccatCCGTGTAACCTGTTTGACACTTACGCGTGGGTCATTCCACTTAACTGTGCGTGTGCATAAATGTCCGCCTGTATGGCCAAAAAAATAATACGTCCATTTTGCTTCCACATATTACGCTCTATGTTGCGGCATGGGTAAGATATTGTAAGCCGCTGCCCCTGCGATTTCAGGACGTAATCAACTTggtgtttttgtgatttttgCCAGACCAGTTAGTGTCAGTAACATTCTGATATCTCCCCATAAAGGACGTGTGAAATCTAATTATGACTCAAACTGGCCCCTTTTCTCAGGAAGACCTACTTTAAAGGCTTAATACACTTCAGGTTGTCACCATTACCTGTTCAATTGTAACTTGATATGCTTTTAGCTCTGGACAACCTAACAATAAACgcggcaaaaaaaaaatgcggTTAAAATACGAACTTTACACAATTTCACGTGAGCGCAGTGCTTCTGGCTAGCACTGTTCTGTTGTAGATAACGGGTGGAAGAGTAGTTCCTATGAAGCCAGGGTTGTAGGGACTTGTGCATTCGAGAAGGCTCCAGTGAATGTTCGCACGGAGATTCTTTCACACGGCTTGGTTCTCCCGTCAAAACCCTAGTCCCTCTGAATAAATCTAAATATCTGACTGACAGTATCTGATAAAACCCAGAGGCGCATTACGACCCCAGATTCAGACCAGAGTTATGCAATCTAGTGAAATGTGCACGTTTGCAGATTCTGAAGTAGGAAATAATGTCATCACTAATCAAATAAGTGGTAAAACGGACGTTTCCCTGTCAAAAACCCTACCTTTCCTTTGAGTCTGCTTATGGACGATGCATTTCTGCCCATTATTTGTGCTAGCTAATCTCTACATGATTACATAGGCGTGATATATCAGCTTTTTCTAGCTCTACTTAAACATCTTCATGCTCTTGAGTGAAATTCAGACAAACAAAGTTCCAATGTTGATATTTATCAAAACACCTTAAAGAACAAAAGGCAATGAAGTGAAGCATTAcaataaaagaaatacaaatttgGTCACTAAAAATGCAGGGACAAGCAATAACTAAAAGTACACATTTGCACAGTTACAAACGCCTAACAAATTAAGAAATGAAAGGGCAGTAAAACTCAGCACCCCAATTAAATAGTCTAACAATTACGCATTTCTGTCAATTCTGACATCAATCTCTCTTCCATTCAGCCTGTAGCCATTCATAGTGCGACAGGCCCTGTCTGCAGTCTCTGGGTTATCAAAGCGAACCACACCACAGCCCTTAGACTTGCCATTCTCCATCTTGATGTCAGCATACTGGACAATGCCTGCAGCAGAAGAGAAATGGGGCCATGTGAAATAACATATGGGGGGAAACACAAtgggagaatttttttttgcatgttctcTGCACTCATGCGTGGATCATTTCCTTACCACATGTATTGAAAGTATCCTTCAGCATCTTCCAGGTGAAGTCAAAGGGCAACTACAACAGAAGAGACAATCAGTTGAAGTTTATAAAATGGTGCAGGTCAAATACTAACTTCAAAATTAGTCTTAAAAAGGTTGTTCCCTCAATGTTGCATTTGGAGAATTTCAGAGACACTTACATTCCTGACGAAGATCTGACAACCCTTCCTGGCATTGGCTCCAGGTCCCGGCCCTCCAGCCCCACCAAAGCCACTTCCTCCGAAGCCCCCACGCTCCATCTCAGCTGGCCTGTCAAACTGGCCTCCAACACCAGCACCTCCCATGCGATCCATGGTGGAGCCCATGCGGTCAAGCCCAGTGGCCGGGAATCGGTCGATGCCACCGGTTCCCATGCGGTCAAAGTTGGTTCCCATCCTGTCCATGCCAGTGTTCATGCGGTCCCCCATCCCCATTGGAGAAGTGAAGTCCAGGCCAGCGGTCATGCGGTCCAAACTGGACGGGCCTAGGCGGTCAAACCCAGCTGGGCCCAAGCGGTCCACACTGGAGCTCATACGGTCCAGGCCAGAACCAAGCCTGTCCATACTGGGCCCCAGCCGGTCCAGCCCAGAGCCCATCCGGTCAAAGCCAGACCCCCCCAGCCTGTCCAAGATCAGACACAGCGGTCCCATCCTCTCCATGCCCATGCGCTCCATCCCGCCCAGACGGTCCATTCCACTACCAGGCGATCCATGCCAGAGTTCATGCGGTCCATGCCCAGTGAGTTACCTGTGAGTTAAGGCAAAACAGAAGACATTACTATTACGACCGAGTTATGGGCCCAGCTGAATCATTATCAAGCATGTTCAATATGCATTGGCAAGAAAAATTACTAACCCATTCCTCTTTCAAAGGACTCTCCAAAATTATTACGAGACATGCCCATTTCATTTCGGCCAAACTCCCTGTCAAAAGCACCACCAATCCCACGGTCCAtctctgaaaacaaaataaaactattaGCAGACAAGCAGAATGTTTCATGTGTGAATCTGGAGTGCATGAAATTCCCATACCATTCATCCTGCCCATTCCGGATGGCCCAAAGCGATCATGTTGTTCATTCCACCACCAAAATTATCCATGCCTgtgcataaaaaaaatacatgtttttaaagttTACAACAGTCAATTGTATTGACAAGACAAAAAATGCaccaggcaaaaaaaaaatggataTACCTCCCATTCTACCCATGCCACCAAAGCCCATGCCATCCATGCCTACAAACCAAACAAGTATTAGTGAGACCAAACCAAACTCAAGTTCGGTGTCAAGAAGAATCAGACAGCCCCTCACCTCCAGGGCCCATGTTGCCCATTCCTCCGccgcctcctccacctcctctgttCAGCACAGTGGCATCATGGGTTGGCCTCCTGGCCCCAGGCCTAGCCCAATGCCACTCAGGCCACTGAAAGCACAGAAATGCTCAAATGAGTGAAACATGCCACATTACCCTGAGGAAGCAGCATTGCGTTTGACATACTTTCACAAGGGTCGTGTAACATGTTGTACTTACGGGGTAGTGCTGGGGGTCTCTCAGGTGGTGCAAAATCACCCTTTGGCAAGGACTTTTCATCCTGAAATACCCAACAACCATATCATTGAAATGCATCCAAAAGTGGAAACAGACCACATTGGTTAATCTTATTGAGAGTCGAAAGTCTCCAGGACACTGCTCACCAGCTTGACGTGCATCACCCGATTGAAAAGCATCTGACCATTGAACATACTGACGGCTTGGACAGCTTCAATAGGCATGTCAAAGGTGACAGTGCCCATACCCCGGCTTTTCCCATCCTTATCCTCCAGGATGTCAGCACGCACCACCACTCCTGCCATGCCAAACACCTCCTTTAGCTTCTTCCAGCCAACCTTGTAGTCCAGCTGAAAACAAGGTGTTGTGCAgcagttaaaaatatatacaaacattCTCATCGAAAGGTCAGCACAACTAAAAAGATTCTGCAAACCAGAAGAACAGGAAGGTTTAACTTTAATAAGCATAGAAGCCCAAGCCAAATCATAAATGAGAATTACATTAGCTACGAAGACAGTGCTGCCAATCTTGCCAGCTTGCAGGCCATGGATGATTTCGTTGGGGATGTTGGGGTTGTTCATGAGGCTGGGAGGAATATTGACCATGGGTGGTGCACCAGGGCCCGGGCCCATGCGATCCATGTTCATCCGTTCCATGTTCATGCGATCCATGTTCATCCCCATGTTCATTCCTCCATGGCCTCCAGggggtccaccaccaccacctccaccaccttGGGCTCTGTGGGCATCCCTCTGGGCAATTACACCATCTGGATCCTggaaagggggagacagggaatATTATATAAACCTCACCAAACAAAATCAATATCCATCACCACTAGTCTATTGATATATTTTTCCAGTAGCAAAAAAAATCTTAACTAAATGTAACCACTGACCTCTTTGACCTTCAGGGGTCGACCATTCAAGCTGTGCTTGTTGACCTTCTCCACAGCTTTCTTCATCAGTTCCTCAGTCCTGAACTCAACCACCCTGTTGACAAACACCAAGCTGAATATTAGGAACTACTTGGATTCAACgctgtcattgaacaagtacagtacaacaaactACTTCAGGAACTACTTGACATTACATCAGAAtaaacagacaaataaaaatacttacGCGCAGCCCTTTGTTGATTGAAGACCGCCCAAAAGCATCATTGaagtagaaaaacatttaaagttaGTTATCAGTTGTGGCAGCTTATTGAACAATGGTATGTAGGGGGTGAATAACTTATGAACTAATCACCTTCATGCATATTCAAGAGCAAGGTTAAACAATCTACTCACTTGTGTAGCCTTGATCAGTTACTTTCATTTCAAAAGTGATTAGACAGCTTAATATCTGGTCACCAGACCATAAATGCAGAACCTCTTAAACCCTTAAATGCTCAAAAGCAGAAGTCCCACAGACAACAGACTCCTTGGAAGGAAATTGAAAAGCTGTTccacaaaaacaattatatgGACTCAATTCTACTACATGTAACAACAATGTAACAGCCAAGTTACAAGCTCTTGGGAGATTAGCCCATTTTAGATTAAGTCACCGATGAACAAATCCACAGCAGAAGGGACATTCCCAGCTACTGCAATCACATGGGATTGTCTAGTGAAACCTGAATTCCCAATAAGACACCAACCATGAGATGACCTCATGCAGTGCCAGACCGCACCATGTATTCAGCTCAGTGTCACACACCGAACCAAAACTTTACCAAACCTCCAGGTTTGAACatcaccaaaataaaataaaaggaaacTCAAGCTGAGGTTTGTCTATTGCACTTACCCTCGATTTGCCTTCTCCGTCCATAAGTGTTTCCACGTACGTAACCTCACCACTACAAATCAGATTCCAGACGACACACACCAAGGGAGAGAAGCCGAGAGAACAATGGGGGTTTAGAGCAGACAAACAAGCGGTTGGTGACCGTGAGCTCGGCCCGCTACTCCAGAGCCTCCCCCGAGCACCTCAGCAGCACAATtcttgtacaggtctacaaaAGGCAAGCTCTTTATGGATCTTAAAATGACTTCTTAGCCTGTCCTTGCGGAGTCCCCGAACACCAAGAACAATAGATTAAAGAGAACAATCTTCAAATAGCTACCAGCCCTCTAATCAAATGAGTTGCCATCATTAAGGAACCATTTTCTAAGTGAGGATAAAGTTGACAGAATGACAGTTGAAGTTAGCGGACTCTTACAAAACCACGAGTTCACCCTTACAAAAGCCATGTTCCTTGGTAAATGTATTTGGAACCACTATGATACAACTGTTCAGCCACACCTTTGAATAGAACCTACACTAAAAACTAGGTGTTGCCCACTCAGCTAACAGCAATTTCTgaagaacattaacatttttggaaaactgTACACATGTTGGACCTGGAGAACAACAGTGTCCAAAAGTATTTTAGATAACCATAGCTAATTCCAAAAAAGATAGTCAGCGCCATAAATAGACATGAACCAATCCTTCAGCTGAAACAAGGACAGGCACAAGAAGTTGCTTCATTTGTAGACCTGTACCCCCAGAAATCCCAAACACACATCCGTGATTGGTACAAAATGGAGACCTGCGGAAACAACCAACCTAAAAAGAGAGTGCAATTTAACGCCACAATTCAATCATTAGATCCCAAAACACCAAATACTGTTTCGTAAGGGCATTGTAAACCCTCAGAACACCTATGCTTTAAGGAGATTAAAAGCAGGTGCTATTTATTACATTAGTAATAACCTACAGCTTTGCCAAAGCCATGTAAACAACTGTCTGTTAGATATCAGTATACCATTCCAATTTTTGCAAGATTGAAATTGAAGACAAGACGTTGACAACTGGCATGTGCTATACATAAAAATTACGCAGAACCAGTTTCAAACATTATGGAACACTTTACATTATAGCCAAGAAATTGATCACACCATACCACAATAGCCACTTAAAATACGCTAGTGTAAGCACCTCAGAGCAATTCTTTATTTCAAGGCAATGAAGACATTTTGCAATTTTGCAATGCATCACTCAAGGACCAAGACACCAGTGACACTTGATGTCTGTACATCATTTGAAGAGCTCCCCTTTAAATTTGCCAGATTCACATTGAACAATCAAGTTTCAACAGAGATCAAGCAATCCAAAGTTAGGTACACATTTATAATGCTATTCACAGCACTATAAAAATGACTATCAGAAGAGAAATCACAGATCCGTTCTGAACCACCCTCAGTTAGCAGAACATCCATAGAAATgccactcacatttgaagtttTGCCACCTAGTCCACATGCTAATAACCCCATAGCTACGAATTGCAACCAGGGTTCTTTACACAGATTTGCCAGAGGCTCTCCGGACAACAAGGTGAAGTGGTTTAACACAAATTGCTCATTACTGGGAGGTTTTAGAAGACCTGCCGGACTCATCTATCACAGCTCCAACTCTTAGAACACCATTTAGAACAccttacctttttctttcatcagATCTTTAAGGGCCTGCCATTTCACATCATATGGGATGTTGCTGACAAAAACACGGTATCTCTTTGAGGGGTTCCCATATGGTTCAAATCGACCAACGCCTCCACGTTTCTGGGGCCTTTCTTTCCTGTTATTGGGTTCATGCTTGGGCTTTCCATTAATTTCCCTGTGGGAATAAACAACTTATTATATAACTGGGTTAAAAAAcgaaaaagtattaaaatattGCAAGTAAGCAACTTGGATATGTAAATCACAGTAAAGAGGTTAGCCCTTTTCTGTTTCCTTATAAAATTGTAGCAGAAGTTGCAATCCCTGTCCAGTAGATGGCCAATTCAAAGCGCAAAGAAAGAATGTTATTCTTATTATTTCCATAGCTCTATCCGATCAGAACGGTCAGATTATTTTAACCACACTAAACACTGATTTCGCGCattctgaaatgaaaataacTTCCGTGCTCGCTATAACAGCGGAAAACTATAGCAACCGTCTGGATTACGTCAATCAGACCGAAGAAAAGTAGAACAGTAACCCCCATTCAAGCCAACTATTCGTTTCTTCTATTCAACACGTTTCTATGCCTGTAATCCTACCCGACAAGCGAAACTCTTGAGGATCCATGGCACTCGGGCTAGTTACCTAGCATTGAAACCTTTCGGTGGACAAATACGTTTATACTATACACATTAGTAATGTTCTCGATTTGTTCCTCGTTGGTACACGTTTTTAAACAGCGAAGCGTCCAACAAAGGAAAACGTGTCTTTCGCGGGCTAAGCTAGCTAACCTCCATTGATCTCTTCAAGACACACGCtataatttaacatttacattgggGTTGGTTAGAATACTACTTGGTTAGAATTAATTAGTAACGTTTCCACGCCGTAAAAAAACTAACGAAGAAAAGGAAAAGTCTGACTAGTAGCAGCAGGCTCGATATAGTGACGTGCTAGTAGTAGTCATGAGGTGATGTCGGTCTCAGACTCCATCAGAGCCGCCATGGAGAGTGGTGCACGCAATCAAAAACAGTGTGGCTAACAACTGTAGCACAATCCATTGTCTAGTTAGCTTGCAATTGATAAGCTAGGTAATTGGGGaaacattacattaaacaaTACAGATTAAATAGCAAACATTGATGACTAAGAAATTAGAAAAGAGAATTGAGAAAATGAATCAAAGAATTAAACGAAACGTTACCCCTGGCCTGGTTTCAAAGGAGCAGCGGCCTCCGTAGACATGTTAGTGCGCAGTGAATCAGGTTTTTTGCTGAATAAATCGTCGGTCagtaaagtaacaaaacaaagcaaaaaaaagatTGCCGAATCTTGGCACAGATTCTTTCTTTTAGCTTTATCTTATAAACAGATTTTTAAGTATGCCTTTGGATTATCGACtaccaagaaaacattcagCAACCTAGTGAAATGGCGGACGAATACCTCCGTTCGGATTTTATTCTCTGAGTAACACCAGTAATAATTCAGAAAGGAGGGTTTGGGTGGCTGTCATTGGTCAATGAATGGAGTAACGCAGAACGTTCCCTCCCTGAAGTTAGTCGACCAATCGCGTTAAGATCGTCATGCTCCATCGCGTGGGTGATAAACTAATCGTGACGAAATCCCAAAAATCTAGGATAACACGGTACAACCACTTAATCAATGGATAGCAATTTAAATCGCTGAATTAACAAATTTCTTCAACACTGCTTTTGGTGTTAAGAAACGgaatatacaaaatattaacataGTTAACAGTGATACACAATTATATACAATAGGTGGACAGCAATAGAAAATGAGATGTGAAGTGAACATATAAATTAATTTAGAGTTTCCGTATAGGAAGTATATCTATTAGTGATGGGAACTGATGGGAAGACTCTCTACAGACTCGGATATTGTCGAGTCGTTCAGTAAAAAGTATGAATCTTTCGAGTCATTTTGTTAGTTTGAATCAGTAACAAAGCAAAAGCTTGGTTTAGTCTAtgatttcaaatacatttatcatTACAACAAATACTACATTAATTACTGTAGACCATGCGTCctattatctgttacaaacgtATTTATAATGTTACTTTCTTGATCTACTTTTCTTTGAGAACGCCAAACTAATGCAGGGAGAAGAACAGTTTGGAGGTGGCATGAGGGACAGGTGACTGGTTCCTGAGGCTGAAACATAACCTGGGGAAATAAACTTTTGACATTGGCACCACATTATTTAATGATTTgaaattataatacatattttcagGCATTCTTTACATTATTACAAACAGATGGACAACGTTTTTGCTGAATGAACAGTGAGCTGGATACTAGTGCACCAGGGGCAGCAGTAAAATAATTAAACCACACTAATGCAATATCAATATAGGCCAGCCAACACTGCATTCTTTCATGGATTTTGCGACTaacacataaaataataaatccCCAACTCTTCAATTTGGCTAGTGTTTCTTCAGAGACTTTTACCATAGCTGCAGTATATGACTGCATTGCGTTTTTGGTTTGCTTCCCTGAATCTACGATGTACTAGTTGATAAAGGGTAATGCTCAAGTGCTTTGTGCTGTTTTTTGAAACAGACTAATATCCTAATTAATTGGGGATTTTCTTTCCTATGATACTTTCCTCTGCTTCCCTGAAATAAACCATGACTGTTAGCGAGCAGATGATGTGCCTGGCATTACCATCAGTGTGAACCCTCAACAAACCCTGGGTCAGTTTCTGTGGTCTCCTGAGTGTTTGCAAAAAGTAATGAGCCTTAAGGTTAGTGTAGTTTTTGACACATTTTTGGTGCTCTTGAAAACTTATGGTAAATCAAGATctctcaaaaaaaaattttaacaTTTGATGCCCACTACATGGACATATAGATTGttttacactaccattcaaaagtttggggtcacttagacatttccaagttttttttgtccattaaaataacatataattgatcagaaatacaatgtagacattgttaattaatgttgtaaattactattgtaactggaaacggcagattttttatggaacatctacataggcgtacagaggcccattaacatca
The nucleotide sequence above comes from Esox lucius isolate fEsoLuc1 chromosome 8, fEsoLuc1.pri, whole genome shotgun sequence. Encoded proteins:
- the hnrnpm gene encoding LOW QUALITY PROTEIN: heterogeneous nuclear ribonucleoprotein M (The sequence of the model RefSeq protein was modified relative to this genomic sequence to represent the inferred CDS: inserted 3 bases in 3 codons) produces the protein MDGEGKSRGCAVVEFRTEELMKKAVEKVNKHSLNGRPLKVKEDPDGVIAQRDAHRAQGGGGGGGGPPGGHGGMNMGMNMDRMNMERMNMDRMGPGPGAPPMVNIPPSLMNNPNIPNEIIHGLQAGKIGSTVFVANLDYKVGWKKLKEVFGMAGVVVRADILEDKDGKSRGMGTVTFDMPIEAVQAVSMFNGQMLFNRVMHVKLDEKSLPKGDFAPPERPPALPRGLSGIGLGLGPGGQPXDATVLNRGGGGGGGGMGNMGPGGMDGMGFGGMGRMGGMDNFGGGMNNMXRFGPSGMGRMNEMDRGIGGAFDREFGRNEMGMSRNNFGESFERGMGNSLGMDRMNSGMDRXGSGMDRLGGMERMGMERMGPLCLILDRLGGSGFDRMGSGLDRLGPSMDRLGSGLDRMSSSVDRLGPAGFDRLGPSSLDRMTAGLDFTSPMGMGDRMNTGMDRMGTNFDRMGTGGIDRFPATGLDRMGSTMDRMGGAGVGGQFDRPAEMERGGFGGSGFGGAGGPGPGANARKGCQIFVRNLPFDFTWKMLKDTFNTCGIVQYADIKMENGKSKGCGVVRFDNPETADRACRTMNGYRLNGREIDVRIDRNA